Proteins found in one Kwoniella bestiolae CBS 10118 chromosome 1, complete sequence genomic segment:
- a CDS encoding 6,7-dimethyl-8-ribityllumazine synthase gives MSDPTIKGLPPPPVKYDGSNFRIAIVHARWNDAIIKALLDGTINKLKEQGVKEENIVVKSVPGSYELPFATKQLIEAGKVQSANAAPSMIASSTTNLLSLIDNTSSTQPAEPQPKSSAGSSGPLTTPFDAVISIGCLIKGSTMHFEYICDAVTHGLMRIQLDTGTPVVFGVLTALNDDQALERAGIGRGEKGKGHNHGEDWGLAAVELAAQNKDWTKGVL, from the exons ATGTCAGATCCAACTATCAAAGgtctcccacctcctcctgtcAAATACGACGGATCAAACTTCCGAATCGCTATTGTCCACGCTAGATGGAATGACGCCATCATCAAGGCTCTCTTGGATGGGACTATCaacaagctgaaagagcAGGGTGTCAAAGAGGAGAATATCGTGGTGAAGAGTGTTCCGGGTAGTTATGAGCTGCCTTTTGCTACTAAGCA ACTCATCGAAGCAGGTAAAGTCCAATCAGCCAACGCCGCCCCCTCAATGATCGCATCCTCAACgaccaacctcctctccctcatcgataacacctcttcaacccAACCGGCCGAACCTCAACCGAAATCATCTGCTGGATCATCCGGACCACTGACGACCCCCTTCGACGCTGTGATCTCCATTGGATGCTTGATCAAAGGCTCGACAATGCATTTCGAGTATATCTGCGATGCCGTTACCcatgggttgatgaggatccaGCTTGATACGGGCACTCCTGTCGTTTTTGGGGTGTTGACTGctttgaatgatgatcaggCGTTGGAGAGGGctgggattggaagaggggagaaaggaaagggacACA ACCACGGTGAAGATTGGGGTTTGGCTGCTGTCGAACTTGCTGCTCAGAACAAAGATTGGACAAAAGGTGTACTCTAA